The Ciconia boyciana chromosome 4, ASM3463844v1, whole genome shotgun sequence DNA window GTATTATATGCACTTTACAAACTGTTCAGGGAAATCTTGGAAGGATCAGTcaacaaaaaatggaaatgctatTAAGTCTTAGGTTCTGCAAAGAAACAAGGCCACACCATTGCCCTTAACATGAAGTATTGTCACATTTTCTAGTCTTTGCCTTCCACTGAAACATGACATGTGGTTCCTTGAACAGTCTGGATGTGTGaaactctctttctctccccttctcatACAGCACTGACTTTAGCACCAAAGAGCTGACTCTCTTCAGCACCAAAGAGCAGAGATATCAGACCTGCAGTATCCTGTTTTCACCTCTTCCTCACTACCCCTTAGCTTGTAACCTtggcagaaaataaatcctctcttttaaatgtatttgcttaAACAACACTTGCTTCAAGACTCCATCTTTCCCAGCCATCCCGCTGCAGTCACATGTTCTTCTTTATGGACCATGTACACAAACATTTGAACTTTATATTTACTATGATGCCTactaacaacaaaaacaacaacaaaaaacttaTTTCTGCTGCAGTACTGCAAATTGCCCACAGGTAAATAAGGCAACAAAGAACCAAAACTGTGTGGCAGTCCCAGAAAACTGCTGGGAAAGGGGGGAGAGATTTATGAGGAAATACATCATTTGTCTACAAATAGAGGCCACGTCTCTGCATATAATCCACAAATGCTCAAGGACTCTCATAGGATCTATGCACTTGTTAGAACAAATCTTGGCAGTTTTGAAGGCCAGATCTCTTAATTACTGAACTCTACCATGGGAAATAAATGGCTTTTCCAGTCCTTTATGTGACTCTTCCCAGGCAATAGTTTTGACTTGAGCTGAAATTTCTTTGATCTCACTAAAACAAATCACTCTTCCTTATGGTGTAGCTAATTCAGAAGACGATTAGTGCAGTATAACAGAGATTTCCCCCCTAAAATATATCTCTATGCTACCATTAGTTTAACTTACAAAATAATGAGTACATTTAGTGTGCTTTACTTCTAAACATACCTGTCCAATTCCCAGAAACATTGGtgatgggaagctgaaaagcatAAAGAGATATTTAATActgaggaaagggggaaaaaaagaaaactaaacaaacaagcaaaacaaaacaacaaaaaagaagagtttaaaTTTAGCACCAAAGTCAACAACTGGACATGTGGATTGTGGATGGCTGGCCAGTCTTTCAGAAGAGTGCAGGAACTGCTACAGTTATTGGAGTCCTAATATCTTATTTCTGCAACAAAACATAAGCTGCATCCAAATAATATAGCATAGCTGATCAATTCTAAAGAGCTAATTGTTTTGGGTATATTTGTAAGTGAAGCTAACACACCTGGAAAACTCTAACAATGCATAATTTTTTGAGTGGCCTCACATATAGACTATACACCCTGAGATGGTACAGTAAATTAAATCTCTTCCACTCGCCCGAACTTGGAAGCTTATCTCCACAGCCCAAACACACTAGCAATACGTTTTTGTGGAAAGAAAGTACCTAGGTAAGTGTTGAAGAAACATCTATTGTCTGCTAAAATGGCTAAATTCCTACCATACCCCTTCAATTAGCTTTAGCTGAAAGCACGGATACTTGAATGttaagaaagcagaaacttCAGCAGGACACCTGAAGAGCAGGACACCTCCATTTCTTCCCCTAAACCTACATCAAGTTAAAACCAATAAAGGTGTGGCAGTAACTGCTACTTCTCTGTATGCATAATGAAATACAAGCAAATAAGTTATTTACGATGGATGGCTGTTTTATGCCATCACCAGCAGTGTCTGGAGCCTCTCTGCCCAAAAGCCTTAGGTGTCAAGGAGCTCCCTGAAGgtcacagctcctgctgccacccagGAGTCACGCAGCATTTTGCTGGACTGCACTGTCAGGGATGGTCACGCACAAACCTGCATCCAAGGCATCTAAATAAAACCCACTCCATTCTCTGTGCACACCTGCACTAACAAATGCCGAAGGAGGGTTCACGTTCTCGACAAGCTTTGTAATTTTCCATTATCAAGGCTCCTTGAGGTTGTGGCTATTTATCACGGAGGCCACCAAGAACTGCTATACTAGTACTCAGTGTGCTGAGAAATGTATATCTCAAATGTGTACCACTGGGACGGGAACATAGCattagcaaaagaaagaaacgTTCTGAACTGCTGCATGAAGGCCATAAGGACACTGGAGTCATAACATAGATAAAGGGTTAGGAGCAGCCAGTAGCAAAAGTGATTCCCGGAAACAGAAGTATTAacgggaaaaaaaagaagaaaaaaggagcagaagaaacaggACTTCCATTTATAATCACATGACACCTAAACTGTGTTGTACTTACAGCTACACAGTACAAATATATGGAGACTTCACTCATCTGTACTACACAGATTTCTCCAGCCTTTTTTGATTTGCAGAGCCCTAAACATTCCTAGCAATGCTGTAAGCTTTTTATACAAAATTTAGGCTTACTGATGGGCATGCTGTCCTTGATTGTCTTTCATGGATGTGCTAGACATATGCCAGGGACTTACAGGAGCTGCAAACTGTATGATGAAAACCACTATAAGACAAAATCACAACTTGCCTCGTGTCATTTCTGGGAGATGTTATATACAGCTCTTATGTGTTCAAACAGCACTGAATGTTAGAAAATAACAgcaagttttgcctttttttttttcttttttcttttcgttttgtgggtttttttcctttgctgctgctagtTCATAATGAGCTAAAACATAGCAAAAACAGAGCAAACCTTTTAAGTAAAGAATATTAAGAGTGAGAAGGTCACAGCTTACAGGACGATGACTCCATATGGGACCCCCTGTCAAGTCAATAGAGGTAGTTCTTCAGTGGTTTTATGATTAAGAGGTTTTCTGAGGTTcacattttggttttggctaCCTCGGGAAAGAAAGGTGCTCGCAGGAAAGCAACAAGATCGTTTGGCAGGAACCGTTATGGGAAACGCTGCTTCCCTGAAGGCTCTGAGCTGGTACGACCAGCAAAACGCCAGCCTCGACGCCGGGAATAAGGAAAGACCTTCCAGGAAAAGACTGGGGTGTTTCAAAAATATGCCTGCAAAGGACTCTGCCATCGGGTGGTGCTGCAGAAGCAGTACAAGCTGGGCATGAATCGGGTCTGAAACTGGAGAAACCGACCCCAGTCTCAGCACATTCCCCGACACCGCCGGCGTTAAAGGGCCTGTGCCGGTGCACCAGGGGACTGCCCCGGGACCCGAGCTGCGCAGGCGCCCCTGGGTTGTGCTAACGGTAACGAAAACGCTGCCCCGACGGGCGGtgcggccccgctccgcctcGGGAGCGAGGCACAACCTGCCCTGGCCGGGAGCAGAGCGGCACCGCCGCCAGCCCGCGGcacggccgggccggggcagggccgggacaggccccgccgccccgcgctgcccggcggCCGCTCTGCCGCGGCCTggcccgcgccgccggcccTCACCTGTAGGCGCTAAGCAGGGCCTTGTTGACCAGCACGATGAGGAAGGAGCACGTCCCGTAGAAGAGGGCTGAGAGCACCCTGGGCAGCGCCGAGGCcgcggcggcgcccgccgcctccccggcgGCCTGCCCGGCGCTCATGACGGCGAGGAGCGGCGCCGGCCCACCCCGGGCTGCACGACTGCGTccggccgcgccgcggcccctcctccccggcccggcccggcgcggcccggcccggcccggcgcggccccgagcggcgggggccggcggcggccggcggcggccgcagggcgccccctggcgggccgggccgggccgctgcGCGGAGCCCGGGCGTGGGCGCCTGCCGGCGGCGTCCCGCAGCCGCGCCTCGCCTGGCCGCCGGGGGGCGctgccgcccggcccggccccgcggcggcgcccGCCGAAGGCGCTCGGGGAGCGGCGTGGTGCCGCCTGCGGGCgcgccgggccggcggggcagcTGCCGCCGTCCGGCACCAGCGTGCTTTGTCTTTAAACCGGTCTCATGGGAAAGGAGTTCAGCATCCCCGAGCGGTTGCCctcagggcagggagaggtTCGAACCACCCGCGGGCAGGCGGCCGGCCAGGGCTGCGCCCACCTCAGGCAGCGCGGCTCCCACGGGCCCCAGCCCCCTCCGCAGCACAGCGGGCCTGGGCTTGGCTTCAAAGCAACTCTCACAAGTTTGTCAAACTGTAAAAAAGCTCTAAAAAATTTGCTCTGGGTGGTTAACTTGTGTCGAATTTcaacagacaaaataaagacCTTGGTGCTCTGCGACAAGTCAGGCTGACAGGATTACAGAAACAAGGAAGAGCCCAAGTATTTAACGATTACTAAACAGCACATACTAAACTTGAAAATTCAACCAAGTTTTTATTCAAAGCGTCTATTAAAATGACAGCACATCCACTCTTCTGCTGTTAAGTCATGGCAAACTACAACTCAATCTTTCAAAGCACTGAACACTTCAAGATTTCTTGTATGTAATCACttcttaataaaacaaaaagcagtcttccacatctcaatttttttttttacttggtaTTTTACACAAAAGTTCTCACGACACAAAACTCCTTCAGCTGTCTGAATTTTGTCTACAGCCAAGTACAGTGTACTTGTACTTAAAGAAATACTCTGGGAGTTGCCCGAAGCATTACAGCTGACtgggaaaatgtaaaaaaaaaaaaattcaatccTAATGAAGTAAGTTGCAACTCCAGTCTGCAAACGGCTGGTAATTACAGTCTTGTGCCCTGTGAAATACCACTCAGGAGCAATTCTGAGTTATGACTCAGAAGTACAAGAGATTTATGCTCAGGGCTCATTTTCGGATCAGACTATTTGCATGCAGCCACCTGAACAGTCAAAAGCATGTAATTTGAGAAACTTCAAACCTACACATGAGAATTACCAGTTTTAAATAGGCTAAGAAGCCTAGAATGACTACAGTGTTTCACACTTTTAAGCCTAAAAgacttagaaaagaaataaatgagcCTGATGTCAGCTAAGTTTAggagctgaaagcaaaacaaaccgTATCCCTGgtgcaaaattatttacattcaatgaaagtgatttttttaattattcaattACCCTTTAGTTAAGTGCATCGATACAGGATTTAAACAAACTGGGTTAATGAGATTTTCAACCACAACAGGTTATCAATTATCAGAGAACATAATCCAACAGTTGCAGTTTCTGGTGTAAAATCATGATACTTTTCTGGAACAGCTGTATGCATCTGGTCAGTCTATATCAAGTGATTGATAAAATGATTTCTGCCTCTTGTTTAAGCGAGAGGGAAAGTGGCTTCCCTTCTCATCTGAGTTTCCTGACCTTCAACAAGAGGAAGAAGTTAAAGCAAGCAGGTCAGTAAATATGAATTATTAATATCCCCTAAAGCAGTAgcttaattgaaaaaaaaaaaaccaccacacaaaaaacacacacaacaaaaagtccaatctgaaaacaaagcttCGTTAGCATATTAGGAAACTGGTTGCCTTCAAAGCAAAATACGGAAAAAGATCACCATGAGACAATGCTATTTGAAAGTACACAACATTCACGAAGTGACAAGATATACTGCTAAACATTTTATATCAGCATCTGAGTACTAGACAGCGTTCTGTAACTTCATTTATTTGGGAACTACATGAAATCACACTGTTAACACACTTGTAACTACCTTTGGAAGCCTATTTTCTAGTTGTATAATGAAtacttttctgcagtgtttaatTGATAGCTGTGCTATAGTTAGTGAACACAAAATTGGCATGTTATCCTGAAGTAAAGCAATAAGGTGGCTTTATGCACAGAAAGTACAGAGGCTTCTATTTGCTAATAATCATATAAAAGCAATACTTTAAAACTTAGTGTTTGCTAATAGGAGATCTATAATAGTTTACTACAAATCCATACCACCCTGTAAATACCCCCTTTATTAAGAAAATCAAGTGCCAAATCACTACAGGGtccaaaaatatctgaaaaaatattaccaATTGTTTACCTTTGTCTAGACTTTGCAAGACTAATCATTTTCAGATAAACCCAACAATGTGCAAAAGTTCCTAACATCGCATGTTAGGAATAACAAGTGCTACCAAGAGATTCTGCCAAAATCAAatcagaaaacataaaatagcAAAGTCAAGCCTCATACCTTGAGCAGTCACAGTCCTGAACGATCTTACAGTTTCCTGCATGAAGCAGTTTCTTCCCCTCTACAAGTTGAGATAACTAAGCTTTGCCTTCCACCTCAGTGATACTAGGTAAAGATATACTGACATTAGAAAAACATGGTTTCATTGCAGTTTAACAATATCTTCAGACCTACCACTTAATATAAATTTGCTTAAATAGTCAGataaatactttcctttttgtcAGCCTTCTTTGGCCACATGTACCATTCTGCTAATCACGAACACTTTGTTCAGAAAGTGCTTCCTGTGAAAACTGCTTCAAATAAATGAGTTAACCTTGCAAAATCTAGCTTCCCACAACACGTAAGTTTGTCAGCCCTGCGTTATGCAGTCctatatttacaaaatacttaGAAACTTTACATCTATTCTTTTACCTTACAAAAAGTGCAATTCTCTTACCCCATGTTATGGGGCAACAACATTCTTCATAAATTCTACAGAATAGCAGCCTATGATAAGCAAATAAGGTGCTTAGCTTATGCCCAGGATCTAACTGGTTAAGTACCACCAGGAAGTACATTTTGTGTAGGCAGACTCTGTTCCTATCTACTGTCGCAGCGGTGCCACAGCTAGGTTTGCAAGCTCAATGAGAGCCAGCGCGCCATGCATGCGTTCACGCTGTTCCTGGAGGCGGCGGCGAGCAGCGGAATGAGCgctgtttttctcttcatcaTCCTCTTCATCAGACTGAAGATATTCCATTGGATCCTGCTGTTCCTGATCCGTTTTCTGGATTGTTTTAGTTTTCAAAGCAGGAGCACGCTGTTCTCTACTCTCCCAGTATCTACAAAATCAAATGTGgggaatgcttttaaaatatgtacaaCTGACTCGCACACTAACAATTCAAAGCTGGCAAAAACCTCCCAAGTGCTAGCTTGCATCCGACCAAGCACTGCATCTGGCTTTATCTTTCAGCCCTTATATGGTAGTTATTTAAGCTGTCAGAAACCTCCTTTGTTCAGTATCTTAAGTGTGAAGTGCCCAAGTGAACATAGCTGTCAGAAACCTCttttgttcagtattttaagTGTGAAGTGCCCAAGTGAACATCTGTGACAGGTTTCTCCTCTACATGGTGTTCCCAGCAGGCGTTTCTCCCTAGGCAACAATTGTTGCCCCTCATACAGATGCAAATTCAGCAAGACTGTAGCACAAACTAACAAGGTATTAGCAGGTGTTGATCAAGCCCTGAGAAGCatggggggcgaggggggggcaGAAAAGGTCTCAAGAGGAACTTTGTCTTGACCACGAGTTTGcacttctttaaagaaaggcaAGGCCAGGCTGATTTGTACTGGAGGAacagctggttttggtttgttgggggaTTTTTTGCACCTaagaataaaatgctttctcagACCACCCTTACAAGCATTTAGAGAAAGATGACACCATGAAGGAACTTACTTTGCTAGCCACTCAGCCACAGCTTTATTGTCAGCTGTCTGCTTCTTACTCAGCCTGTCTGTGAGCTCTTCCCTCTTCAGTCGGGCATATGGATGTTTGGGGCAATGACGGTTTGCATGCGTGAATCTGCTTAAACAGccttaaaaaacacaaaatgacaACAAAGAACACATTACGGAAAGCAGTCAACCACGGAGTAAGCATAACGTCTGTGGGATGATGCTGCTGAATCCAACCTTCCTCACTCACAAAACCCTCGGTCTGGTTGAAAATAGCAAGCTCTAGTCGCAAGGTTCATAACATGCCCCATTTTATAACATGCCCCATTCCGTCAGTATCAACTGACGGAATTACCGATAACCTACTTACATAATAATGTATGCAATCCTTAGATACATATTTGCATGCTTATGCAGATTCCGCATGGCTCCTCCCTCCCCTAGAAGCTACTCCGAAATTAAAATCCAAAGCTTTTATGGATCTTTGCCACGCAAACGTGCACACATTTCCAGCACTAGGCTGACCCTAGTTCTGAAAGCTGCAAATTGTTCTCTGATTGCTCACCGTTCTCTGAGCAGACGAAAGGTTTCTCCCCTGTGTGGAGTCGCTGGTGAGTTTTGAGCTGCCCACTCTGAACAAAGGCTTTCCCGCAATCTGGGTAGTCACACAAATAAGGCCTTtcaccttaaaaataataacagaacAGATTTATGAGAGCTGAATATAAAAGAAGAGTCACAGTATCCAGTGGTGGTCTCTGGCTTGAGACTTACACAAGCAAACTCTCCTTTTACCCACTCAGACGCTTGCACCTACTTAAGAAGCCCTAGTGCACCAAACAGCAGAGATCCACTTTTACCCCAAACAGATCTTTACTTTGAAGTACATGCTCAATGCTACTGGATAATACAATTATTtccgggggaggggggggagaacCCCAAACCTACACTTTTCCTTGTGGTATTTTCTGATTTAAGCCTCTTGCACAGCACTACATAAGCTTTGTCCCATGAATCTATGCAACCATAGAGCAAGAAATACATGGAGTCAAATGAATTATATTACTTGTCCATTTACTCAAGTTGTAACCAGATAAATTTTATCCTTAACATGGCCTGAACTAGGGTAAAATAACTGAGGTCAACAGTATAGTAACATACAAAGTTGTAGAAATATCTCATTAGCGAAGACTATTTAAGAAAAGTTGTAATGGATAAATGGAGGTCGCACGAGAAACTTATTCCAGACTTAAGCTAAGAAAGTTTTCTTAGGCTGGTCATCAAGGAAGACTTCCCCGTGCAAACTGCAACGAGAAGAACAGAGATAGCAGGTGTCTCCTCCCTCAAGAGGATCTGACTGCATGCAACTGTGCAAAGGCATGCCCCACCACCGCTCTTCAGGAAGGATGACAAAACGAGGGCGATGCTGATTTACTAAGTCAGAGGAATAACACCTGGGTAAGCTCTGCTCAGTTAAGTAGTTCATACAGGTTCAACACCTAATACAGccaagtgaaataaaaacatcttttgaCCAAAGAGCATGAGGAAACTGCTGTTTAATATTAGTATCTTGATTAGTCTTAGTGACTTGGGTCAGAAAGAGAGACCTTGGGAGACAAGgtttttctggggttttgtttgtttgggcgTTGGGGGGCGAGCGTTGGCAGTTGTGTCCGTATTGTGAACTACATTAGTTCACACTTTAGTGCAAATACAGAGTCCTGttagaacatgaaaaaaaaaaaaagtat harbors:
- the ZNF367 gene encoding zinc finger protein 367, whose amino-acid sequence is MAERLPPGPPVIFCQDSPKRVLVSVIKTTPIKPSSWGGGEGPAPAPPVPTSPGFSDFMVYPWRWGENAHNVTLSPGGTAAPSALPPPRGGAGRAPAGDEEAGSPGGGGRHRHLKDGIRRGRPRADTVRDLINEGEHSSSRIRCNICNRVFPREKSLQAHKRTHTGERPYLCDYPDCGKAFVQSGQLKTHQRLHTGEKPFVCSENGCLSRFTHANRHCPKHPYARLKREELTDRLSKKQTADNKAVAEWLAKYWESREQRAPALKTKTIQKTDQEQQDPMEYLQSDEEDDEEKNSAHSAARRRLQEQRERMHGALALIELANLAVAPLRQ